The genomic interval AAGATTTGCTGGCTTACTTGCGGGTGTTGACCAACCCGGACGACGACAGCGCCTTTCTGCGTGTCGTGAATACGCCGAAGCGGGAAATTGGCCCCGCCACGTTGCAAAAACTGGGGGAGTGGGCCCGGCAGCGTAACCGGGGATTATTTAGCGCCAGCTTCGACGTAGGGCTGTCCCAAACGCTGAGCGGCCGTGGTCTGGAGTCGTTGCAGCGTTTTACCCGCTGGATGGACGACATCGCGCGTCTGGCGGAGCGTGAACCGGTGAAGGCGGTGCGCGATCTGCTCCACGGGCTGGATTACGAAAGCTGGTTGTATGAAACCTCCACCAGCCCCAAGGCGGCGGAAATGCGGATGAAGAACGTCAACCAGCTGTTTACCTGGATGACGGAAATGCTGGAGGGCAGCGATCTGGATGAGCCGATGCCCCTGACGCAGGTGGTGACGCGCTTTACCTTGCGCGACATGATGGAGCGCAACGAGAGTGAGGAAGAATTGGATCAGGTGCAGTTGATGACGTTGCACGCATCGAAAGGTCTCGAGTTTCCTTACGTGTATCTGGTCGGTATGGAGGAAGGGCTGTTGCCGCATCAGACCAGCATTGATGAGGATAATGTCGACGAAGAACGTCGGCTGGCGTATGTCGGCATTACCCGAGCACAGAAGGCGCTGACGTTTACTCTGTGTCGTGAACGTCGGCAATACGGCGAGCTGGTGCGTCCGGAGCCGAGCCGTTTTCTGTTGGAACTGCCGCAGGACGATGTGGTGTGGGAAAGCGGTCGCCGCGAGGTTTCGCCGCAGGAGCGGATGCAGAAGGGGCAAAACCACCTGGCCAACCTGCGGGCGCAATTAGCCAAAGCCAGAGATAAACCATAGTCGCTGCCATGCCGTGCGACAGCGCCGTTGGCGTGGGCCTCTGCCGTATAAGAACCGTCGAACCTTTCCATGTTGTCCTGAAATCGACAGATACACCGCCCCCCTCTTCACGGCGATCGCGGCGTTGGGGACGGAGACACGAGCGCGCGAGGCTGCCGGCTCAGGCCCGCCGGCAGGGTGGATACGAGAACGTCAGGGCGTCACGGTTTTGCCATCTACGCTGACGTTTTTCACCGCGCCGAAGTTCCACGGCGTGTTGCCGCTTTGTAGATGGGTGAAGGTGAGATGAGTGAACTGGCTGTCGGCCAAGTCGCTGATGGCGACTGGCATGACGTTGTCCAGTTTCATGTTGCTGAAGTTCAGCTGGCTGTGCCAGATGCCGTTTTTGCTGTCGCCGGTGATATCAATGGATGGGCTCTTGCCGGTCGAATTCTGTACCGTCACGTTTTTCACCATGAAGTTGTAGAAACGTGCCGACGTGGCGGCTGGCGTGTAGTCGGTGGTGCTGTTGGCGTCGCTATAACTTAACGTCACGATAACGGCCTGTTTCGCCAGATTTTTCATGGCGTTATTACGGAAGGTAATGTTATGAGCGCCGCCGCCGATGCTGGTCGCGCTTTTTGCGCGCAAACCGATATCGGTCTGATTCATGACGTTGTTTTCCGCCAGGACATCTGCGATACCAGCCCCGGTGTGGCTACCCAGTACAACCGCGCCATGGCCATGAATAAAGGCGTTGTTGAACAGCCATGAGGTTTGCGTCGCTTCCTGATGTTCCGCTGATTTCCCCATTCCGGCTGCAAAGTTGATGCAGTCGTCCCCGGTGTCAAACACACTGTTAAACACCATAGTGTCTTGGCTGTTGCCGAACTCGATACCGTCGCCGTTGTTGGCGTCGTAAGTGTGGTGGGTGACGCCATTAACCACCACATGTTGGTTTTCCAGAAACATCATGCCGTGGAAGGCCGGGTTGCGAATGGTGATGTCGGCAAGATAGACGTTCTTCACGCCGCGCAGCGTAATCAGGCTGGAGCGGGCCTGGCCATAGGCAGTTTTAGCGTCCAGGCCGTCGGCAATGGCGGCAGCCACCTGACTGCTGGCCAGTATGCCGTCCTTGCCGACTTTGCTGTTGTTGCTTTTCACGTAATGGGGAATCACCGCTCCGGTTTCATCCTTAGCCTCCGTGGCGGTATCGCGCTTCCAGCCGTTACCGTCGATAACGCCTTTCCCTATGATACGAATGTTTTGAAAGGTGCCGACGGTGGAATGGTGTTTATCGATGGCGTTCAGCAGCGATGCCGGGCGCATCTGGGATGAATAGCTGTAAATCTGATAGGCTGCGGGGTAATCCGCCGCGTTTTCTGAACCCAGCAGCGTGGCGCCTTCCATCAGATTCAGGGTCATGTCGCTTTTCAGCCACAACGCGCCGGTCTTAAATACGCCTGCCGGTATGTCGATACGACAGCCGGTGTTACATGCGTTGATGGCGTTCTGAATGGCAGTGGTATTGAGTGTCGTGCCGTCGCCTTTGGCGCCGTAGTGCGTGATGTTGATTATCTGCGGCGGTGCGGCGGTTTTCGCCACGACAGCGTTGCTATCTGCGGACACTGTGCCGTCGGCATAGACCGTGCGGACGGTGAAGCGGTATTCCGTGTCAGCTTTCAATCCTTCGATACGGGCGTTCTGCAGCACGATTTTATGATGGAAACTACGGGTATCCGCACGGTAAAACGCTGTGATGTAAGGCTGTGCTGGCGAGTATTTGTCGGCGATTTGGCTAGCCAGCCCGACGAGCCGGCCATTCTGGTAAACCTGATAGTCGGTAATTGCGGCGGTATCTTCCGGAGCGTCCCACACCAATACAACGCTGTGATCGTCGTAAGCCAGCGTGGGAACCTGTAGTTTTTGCGGTGCCTGCCGGGACGCCGCCAGAGTCGGCGGCGCTAGCAGTAGAAGCGGGATCAACGTTGCCAGACAGAACGTATTCCGGGGTAGTGAGGGTGTACTCATCCTGGTTCCTTTTACGTAATTGGGGAGAACAATGGATCAAAACGAACAAATTCAAAATGTCGTTTTATAAAAATACATCCAGGGTTTTGAGAAGGCCCCGAAAGCGATCACATATCAGCAAAAGGCGTGGTTGAATGGAGTAACCAATTGTTACTCCATTTTTTATCAGGCGGAGTGTTCTTCGATGAGCAAAGACCAGTGGACGTAACTTTGCCACAGGCTTTCCTGCGTCAGCGTTTCCGAACGTAACGGATGCTGATTCAGCCAGCCGCTCGGTAAGATGACACGCAGCGTGTCGCCTTCGGCGCGTAGCCGAACGGCCGGCAGAGTGTCGTCGCGACGACGACTGGCGAAAATGATCGCCAGTCGCAGCAGGCGACACAGGCGTTGAGCCTGTACTACCGGCAATGCATTTTGTTGTGTCAGGGGGATCGGGTCGATGGTGTTGCACTGGTTCTGCAGTAGGGTCGCCAACAGTTTTTTCTGTGCAGGCGTGAAGCCGGGTAAGTCACTGTTGCGAATCAGGTAAGCGGCATGTTGCGGTGCCTGACGAAAATCGATGCTCAGACCGATTTCATGAACCAGACTGGCGCTGCGCAGTAATTCCCGACATCGGTTGTCCAACTGCCAGTCTCGCGCTACCTGCTGCATGAAGTTATCAGCCAACGCGCTGACTCGTTGTGCCTGTTCTGCGTCAAGCAGGTAGCGGCGTTGCAGGTTTTGCAGTGTGCGGTGGCGAATATCTTGCTCGATGGGTAAATTCAGCATGCCGTACACCAGACCTTCGCGCAGCGCGCCGCCTGCCAACGTCATGGCGCCGATCTGCAATTCCTGGAAGATCGCCAGCAGGATGGATAGCCCGCTGGGAAATACCAGCGCGCGCTCTAATGTGAGCCCTTCGATTTCCAGCTCTTCCAGCTTGCCGCATTGGATGGCGCGCTGCTTGAGCTGCTGCAGTTTGGACAAGGTGATGTATTCGTCCATCCCCTGCGCCACCATGATTTCCTGCAGGGCCTGAACAGTGCCGGACGCGCCGACGCAAACCTGCCAGCCCTGATTGAGCAATGCATCCTTGATGGGATGCAACCGCTCCCGCGCCGCTTGTTCTGCCCGTGCGAAGTTTTCCGCGCCGAGATTGCGATCGCCAAAGTAGCGTTCCAGCCAGGTTACGCACCCCATTGATAGGCTGAACAACTGTGTGGTCTGCGCTCCCGTACCGGTGGCCAGTTCAGTGCTGCCACCACCGATATCCACCACCAGCCGTTGTTCCGGGCCGCCAGTTGTGTGTGCAACACCTTGATAAATCAGCCGAGCTTCTTCTTCGCCGCTAATGACCTGGATCGGCAATCCCAGAATTTTTTGGGCGCGCTCCAGAAATTCGTCCGCATTGGTGGCCAGTCTTAGCGTCGCCGTCGCCACCACCCGAACCTGCTCCGGCGGAATGTCCTGCAAACGTTCAGAGAACAGCGCCAGACATTGCCAACCGCGCTGCATGGCTTCTTGGGAGAGATGATTACTGGCGTCCAATCCGGCAGCCAGCCTGACCTTGCGTTTGATGCGCGCCAGCGTCTGTACACTGCCAGCCACTTCGCGCACCACCAACATATGAAAGCTGTTGGAACCTAAATCAATAGCGGCATAGAGAGAAGAAGATCTCAGCATCGACGAATCAGCCCGGGCGTTTTCGGTTGTTACGGGGAGCGCCGCTACGACGGGGAGCGCCGGGACGTCGCGGGCCTCCGGTGGAACGCGGGCGACTCAGGCGTTTGGGTTCCGGCAAATCATTCAACAGCACGTCGCTGTTATATTTGCTTACCGGGATGTTGTGGCCGATATAGGTTTCGATAGCTGGCAGGTTCAGCGCATATTCTTCACAGGCCAGACTGATGGAATAACCGCTGGCGCCCGCGCGACCGGTTCGCCCGATGCGATGAACATAATCTTCGCAGTCGTCCGGCAGATCGTAGTTGAATACGTGCGTTACCGCAGGAATGTGCAGCCCACGAGCCGCTACGTCGGTTGCGACCAGGATATCCAGATTGCCGTGGGTGAATTCTTCTAGAATACGCAACCGTTTCTTCTGCGCGACATCGCCGGTCAGCAGTCCTACGCGATGGCCGTCGGCCGCCAGATGACCCCAAATTTCTTCACAGCGGTGTTTGGTATTGGCGAACACGATGCAGCGGTCAGGCCACTCTTCTTCGATCAGCGTCTGCAGCAGGCGCATCTTTTCTTCGTTAGAAGGATAGAACAGTTCTTCTTTAATGCGGTGGCCAGTTTTCTGCTCGGGTTCGACTTCCACATATTCGGCGTTGTTCATCTGTTCGAACGCCAGTTCGCGTACACGATAAGACAATGTAGCGGAAAACAGCATATTCAGACGCTGGTTCGCGGAAGGCATGCGGCGGAACAACCATCGGATATCTTTGATAAAGCCGAGGTCGTACATGCGGTCGGCTTCGTCCAGTACCACAACCTGGATAGCGCCCAGATTGACATGGTTCTGTTTGGTGTAATCGATTAGCCGGCCGGTTGTGCCGATAAGAATGTCGACGCCGTTTTCCAGCACCTTCAACTGTTTGTCATAACCGTCGCCGCCGTAGGCGAGTCCCAGTTTGAAGCCGGTCACTCGAGCGAGCGCTTCCGCGTCCGTATGGATCTGGACAGCCAGTTCGCGGGTTGGCGCCATTATCAGTGCGCGAGGTTGATTGACCTGACGATCAGCGAGAGCCGGATGGGAAAGCAAATGATGAAAAGTAGACGCCAGAAACGCCAGCGTCTTGCCAGTACCGGTTTGCGCTTGTCCTGCTACGTCACGCCCTGACAAAGTCAGCGGCAGTGCCAATGCCTGAATCGGGGTGCAGTTATGAAACCCTTTACTTTCAAGCGCTTCGATAACCAGCGGGTGCAGCGCGAAGTCGGAAAACTTCTGTTCGGTTAAGTGTGTTTTGCTCATAGTATGATAGAATATCAGCTAACTGTTGCTTTACGAAAGCGTATCCGGTGAAATAAAGTCAACCTCACAGTTGGTTAATGCTACACCAACTAGGTAGATATAATCCTGCGGAGTAGAACATGAGCGATAAAATTATTCACCTGACAGACGGCAGTTTTGATGCGGAAGTATTGCAGGCTGAAGGTCCTACGCTGGTTGATTTCTGGGCGGAGTGGTGTGGTCCCTGTAAAATGATTGCTCCGATTTTGGACGAAATCGCTGACGAATTTGAAGGTAAGTTGACCGTAGCCAAATTGAACATTGATGAAAATCCGGCAACTGCACCGAAGTACGGCATTCGTGGCATCCCCACTTTGTTACTGTTTAAGAACGGAGAGCTGGCTGCCACCAAAGTGGGTGCGTTGTCTAAAGGTCAGCTGAAAGAGTTCATCTCCCACAATTTATAATCTGCTTTACAGCATTTCCCTGGGCGGCGGCAGATAATGAGTTTTCTCATTTTGATTGCTGGACGCCCATCGGGAAGCGTGCTAGATTCGTCATTACTGCATATCGTACTTACCTATGTTTAAACCTTTGGGTTTAAGCCTGAAGTTAGAGTCTAGAGTTTTATTCTGTGTCGAAATCGGAAAATGTTTTGTTATCGATATCCATTATCCGGTTTGGCAATCTGATAGTTTTAAATTAATTGGTTTTTTAAGGTGTCTTCGATCTTTTGCCGTGTTGTATGTGCAAGGTTCGCGTATTTTGGCGCTGACTACAGCTCGGGCATCCGGTGGTTGAAGGCCGTTACAGAGGCACGGATGATCCTGCCATACCATTCACGTTAATAGTTCGAGATTTACCCCGAGTTTAAGAACCCACCATTATGAATCTTACCGAATTAAAGAACACGCCGGTTTCTGAGTTGATTACTCTTGGCGAAAATATGGGGCTGGAGAATCTGGCTCGCATGCGTAAACAGGATATTATTTTCGCTATCCTCAAGCAGCACGCGAAAAGTGGTGAAGACATCTTTGGCGATGGTGTGCTGGAAATATTGCAGGATGGTTTTGGTTTCCTCCGTTCAGCAGATAGTTCCTACCTCGCCGGCCCCGATGATATCTATGTTTCCCCCAGTCAAATCCGTCGTTTCAACCTTCGCACCGGCGACACTATTTCCGGAAAAATTCGCCCGCCGAAAGAAGGTGAGCGTTATTTTGCGCTACTGAAAGTTAACGAAGTCAATTACGACAAGCCGGAAAACGCCCGCAATAAAATCCTGTTTGAAAACCTGACGCCGCTGCATGCTAATTCTCGTCTGCGTATGG from Musicola paradisiaca NCPPB 2511 carries:
- the rhlB gene encoding ATP-dependent RNA helicase RhlB, with protein sequence MSKTHLTEQKFSDFALHPLVIEALESKGFHNCTPIQALALPLTLSGRDVAGQAQTGTGKTLAFLASTFHHLLSHPALADRQVNQPRALIMAPTRELAVQIHTDAEALARVTGFKLGLAYGGDGYDKQLKVLENGVDILIGTTGRLIDYTKQNHVNLGAIQVVVLDEADRMYDLGFIKDIRWLFRRMPSANQRLNMLFSATLSYRVRELAFEQMNNAEYVEVEPEQKTGHRIKEELFYPSNEEKMRLLQTLIEEEWPDRCIVFANTKHRCEEIWGHLAADGHRVGLLTGDVAQKKRLRILEEFTHGNLDILVATDVAARGLHIPAVTHVFNYDLPDDCEDYVHRIGRTGRAGASGYSISLACEEYALNLPAIETYIGHNIPVSKYNSDVLLNDLPEPKRLSRPRSTGGPRRPGAPRRSGAPRNNRKRPG
- a CDS encoding glycosyl hydrolase family 28 protein; translated protein: MSTPSLPRNTFCLATLIPLLLLAPPTLAASRQAPQKLQVPTLAYDDHSVVLVWDAPEDTAAITDYQVYQNGRLVGLASQIADKYSPAQPYITAFYRADTRSFHHKIVLQNARIEGLKADTEYRFTVRTVYADGTVSADSNAVVAKTAAPPQIINITHYGAKGDGTTLNTTAIQNAINACNTGCRIDIPAGVFKTGALWLKSDMTLNLMEGATLLGSENAADYPAAYQIYSYSSQMRPASLLNAIDKHHSTVGTFQNIRIIGKGVIDGNGWKRDTATEAKDETGAVIPHYVKSNNSKVGKDGILASSQVAAAIADGLDAKTAYGQARSSLITLRGVKNVYLADITIRNPAFHGMMFLENQHVVVNGVTHHTYDANNGDGIEFGNSQDTMVFNSVFDTGDDCINFAAGMGKSAEHQEATQTSWLFNNAFIHGHGAVVLGSHTGAGIADVLAENNVMNQTDIGLRAKSATSIGGGAHNITFRNNAMKNLAKQAVIVTLSYSDANSTTDYTPAATSARFYNFMVKNVTVQNSTGKSPSIDITGDSKNGIWHSQLNFSNMKLDNVMPVAISDLADSQFTHLTFTHLQSGNTPWNFGAVKNVSVDGKTVTP
- the trxA gene encoding thioredoxin TrxA encodes the protein MSDKIIHLTDGSFDAEVLQAEGPTLVDFWAEWCGPCKMIAPILDEIADEFEGKLTVAKLNIDENPATAPKYGIRGIPTLLLFKNGELAATKVGALSKGQLKEFISHNL
- the gppA gene encoding guanosine-5'-triphosphate,3'-diphosphate diphosphatase; translated protein: MLRSSSLYAAIDLGSNSFHMLVVREVAGSVQTLARIKRKVRLAAGLDASNHLSQEAMQRGWQCLALFSERLQDIPPEQVRVVATATLRLATNADEFLERAQKILGLPIQVISGEEEARLIYQGVAHTTGGPEQRLVVDIGGGSTELATGTGAQTTQLFSLSMGCVTWLERYFGDRNLGAENFARAEQAARERLHPIKDALLNQGWQVCVGASGTVQALQEIMVAQGMDEYITLSKLQQLKQRAIQCGKLEELEIEGLTLERALVFPSGLSILLAIFQELQIGAMTLAGGALREGLVYGMLNLPIEQDIRHRTLQNLQRRYLLDAEQAQRVSALADNFMQQVARDWQLDNRCRELLRSASLVHEIGLSIDFRQAPQHAAYLIRNSDLPGFTPAQKKLLATLLQNQCNTIDPIPLTQQNALPVVQAQRLCRLLRLAIIFASRRRDDTLPAVRLRAEGDTLRVILPSGWLNQHPLRSETLTQESLWQSYVHWSLLIEEHSA